A segment of the Chloroflexota bacterium genome:
CGTGGTGTTGGGGGACCTCAGCGCGGAGCACCTTGCGAACGCCGTCGCGGAGCTTGGCGACAGCCGAGCCGTCGGCGTGACCATCGACACGGCCCGCGCCGAGGACGCCGACCGGCTGGTCAGCGCCGCGCTCGACCGCTGGGGGCGGCTCGACATCGCCTTCTGCGGCGCGGGCATCAACCTGCCGGTGCCGGCCGTGGACATCAAGGAAGAGGACTGGCGGCGGGTGGTGGACGTCAACCTGACGGGCGTCTTCTTGACGGCCCGTGCAGCCGGCCGGGTGATGCTGGAGCAGGGTTCGGGCGTGGTGTTGCTGGTGTCGTCGATGTACGGCAAGCGGGCGGTGCCGAATCGGCTGCCGTATGTCACGACGAAGTACGCGGTGATCGGCATGTGTGAGGCGCTGGCCGTCGAGTGGGCGCCCGTGGTCCGGGTGAACGCCCTCGCGCCGGGCTACACCGAGACGGAGGCGTTCCGCGAGCGCCAGCAGCAGCATGG
Coding sequences within it:
- a CDS encoding SDR family oxidoreductase — its product is MERQGRLEGRVAFITGGARGIGLATARAFVAEGANVVLGDLSAEHLANAVAELGDSRAVGVTIDTARAEDADRLVSAALDRWGRLDIAFCGAGINLPVPAVDIKEEDWRRVVDVNLTGVFLTARAAGRVMLEQGSGVVLLVSSMYGKRAVPNRLPYVTTKYAVIGMCEALAVEWAPVVRVNALAPGYTETEAFRERQQQHGSNVEQLVARTPMGRLGRPDETAKAAMYLASDDASWVTGSTLVIDGGWTALGAELRADRPAYPRGARR